GGCTGTCGAGATCGACTTCGAGCCGTTCGTCGAAGCCGCGAAGCTGCTCTATCAGGGCCCGTGGGTGGCCGAGCGCTACGACGTGGTGGGCGAGTTGATGACAACGAGGCCGGCTGCGGTCATGCCCGTCATTCGCGACGTGTTGGCGAGAGCGCCGGGCGCCACCGCGGTCGAGCTGTTTCGCGCGCAATATCGCCTGCAGGAATTGAAGGCCGTCTGCGACGCAGCGATCGAGTCGCTCGATTTCGTGCTGACGCCGACGTATCCGCGTCCCGTCACGCTCGACGAGTTGGAGCGCGACCCGATCGGTCCGAACTCGCTGTCGGCTACTACACGAACTTCATGAATCTGCTGGACTATGCGGCCGTCGCTACCCCGACCGGCTTCATGAACAATGGTCTTCCGTGGGGCGTCACCGTCTTTGGCCGCGCATTCACCGATCAGTATCTGTTAGGCGTGGCCGACCTGCTGCAACGAGAAAGCGACGTGCAATGCGTAGGCAGGCCAAGCGTCGAGCCGGGCGAGCCGGGCGAACGACACACGGCCACCCATGACCGCATGCCGATCGCGGCCTGCGGCGCTCACATGCAAGGCTTACCGCTGAACCGGGATCTGGTCGCCCGACGTGCACGCCTCGTGCAGGCCACGCACACTGCGGAGCACTATCGTTTGTCTGCGCTGCCCGCATCGGCGGACGGCACGAGGCGGCCAGCCATGTGGCGCGTCGCGGACGGCGGCGCAAAAATTGCTGTCGAAGTATGGGATATGCCCAGCGCCGAGTTCGGCTCGTTCATCGCGACCGTTCCTTCTCCGCTGGTTCTGGGGAAGGTCGAACTCGTCGACGGTTCGTGGGTGACCGGCTTCCTGTGCGAGCCGTATGGTGTGCAGTCGGGAACCGACATCTCGGGGTTTGGCGGATGGCGAGCATGGCTGGCCAGCGAGCGCGGCGCGAGCTCCTGATCGAACGAAGCGGTGGCCACCCGCGTCACAGGGTATGGGCAGTGAAACGCTGCGGGTTTGTTGCAGCCTTCGTCTCTTGAGAGAATAGAGTCATGAGCCAGCCTGACACGTTCTCTCCGGAGAGTCCAACGCGCGTCCTGGATGCAGGACCTGACAGGCTTCCTGCCAGCATCGCCAATCCGTCGCAACTACGAGGAGGTTCACTGATGACGTTCCGCACCGTCGCGCTCGCCGCAACCAGCGCTGCGCTCGCGCTCGCCGGCACGACCGCCACCCGCACCGCCCATGCCCAAGCCCCAACTCCGTCCGACAGCCAATGGCGCGCCAGTTCGACCATGCTCGCGACGCTGCTTCAGGATGGCTACAGGATTGTCGCCGTCGTCAACAACGGGCCGGCCGACACAATCTTCGTGCAGCGCGATCAGAGTGCGTTCAAATGCATCGATCCGCAGCCGGATACCAAAGCGAAAACCTCCGCAGCGCCGGGCTGCTACGAACTGGTGCCGCCGACCAGCGCCGCGCCCGCGTCAGAATCCAAATAACGTAATTTGAAGCGCGAGCCGCCACCGCAACGCGTCAGCGATCCACGAGCCGGCTCAGGTTGCCGCGCACCCGTTGCAGCAGCCCGATCAACTGCGCCGATTCTTCATCGCTGAAACCATTGAGCGCTTCGAGCGCGACCTCGTCGCCGACCTTGCGCGCCTTGCCGAGCGTGCGCTCGGCCTTCGGCGTCATGCGAACCTGGCGTTCGCGGCGATCCTGCGGATTCGCGGTCCGTTCGATCCAACCGCCTTCCTCCATCCGGTCGAGCAGCCGGCCCGCCGAGATCGGCGCGACCTCGAGTAGATCCGCGAGCCGCGCCTGATTGATGTCGCCGAAATGGCCGAGATAGGCCAGCACGCGACACTGCGCGCGCGTCAGATCGACCGACGACCTCGCGAGATCGTCGAACCGCTTGCCCGCCAGCCGGCCGACGTCGTAGATCAGAAAGCCGAAGCGCTCTTCGAATTGGGTTTTCATGCGCGGATTATACGGAAGCACTTCGGCTTGCAGCGTGCCTGCGCACGCGTTCCGCCCTCAGCACAAGCCCCGATAGCGCAAACCGGTACGGCCGATATAATAAGCATGCTTACTATATCGGCCATCCCCACCGTTCATGTCCTCTGCCTCCACGCCGGCGAGCGCCACCGCGCTGCTCAACCGGCCGATGATCACGATCTCGATCATGCTCGCAACGC
Above is a window of Paraburkholderia sprentiae WSM5005 DNA encoding:
- a CDS encoding MarR family winged helix-turn-helix transcriptional regulator, producing the protein MKTQFEERFGFLIYDVGRLAGKRFDDLARSSVDLTRAQCRVLAYLGHFGDINQARLADLLEVAPISAGRLLDRMEEGGWIERTANPQDRRERQVRMTPKAERTLGKARKVGDEVALEALNGFSDEESAQLIGLLQRVRGNLSRLVDR